The window CCCGCGCCCGCCGTGCGAGCGTCCGGCGCATCTCGTTTTCGACGATCATGAACCCCTCGTCGAACCCCATGCCGGGTTTCGCCAGCACCTGCGCCGCGTCGGTCGCGAGCGCGACGTGGGCACAGGCCCGGGCCGAGGTCGCCGTCTCGTTGCAGGTGCCCCCGAGGTAGGCGCGGGTGTCGGTCCCCTCGCAGTACCGGACGGCCTGGCCGCTGCGGTGGATCCCGCCGAGGTCCGGCGTCTTGACCTGGACGACGTCGGCCGCGCCGGCGTCGACGAACGCACACACGTCGTCGAAGGTGTTGCACCACTCGTCGGCCACGAGGTCGACGTCGACGCCCGCGTCGGCCAGCCCCTCGCGCAACTCGACCATCGCCGCGATCTGGTCCGCCCGATCGCCGACGTCCATCGGCCCCTCGATCTGGAGCGGATAGGGGGCGGCGGCCTCCTCGAGCGCCCGGAAGTAGTCGATCACCTCCTCGCGGTCGTACGGCGCGCCGAAGATCTCGCCGATCATCCCGTAGACGTCGATGTGGAATCGGGGCTCGTACCCCTCGGGGCCGAGTTCCTCCGAGCGTTCGACCAGCCACTCGACGTACTCGAGCAGCGTCCCGCCGTTTTCGCCGATCTTCTCGACGCTGTTGATAAGCCCGTGAGGGAGGACGGGGACGCCCTTGACGAACATCTTCTCGGCGTTCGCGTAGCGGTCGTCGCCCGACTGGCCGAAGACCGGCACCGGCTCCGTCGCGGGCTCGGTGCCGAGCGCGTTCGCGAGAACGTCGGTTTTCGTCGTTCCCGCGGCCTCGGCGGCCGCCCCGAGCAGTGCCTGCGAGACGCCGTACCGGATCGCCGTGTGGAGGCGGTCGCCCTCGACCGTCATCTCCTCGAGCGCGTCGGCGTTCGCGAGGAACTCCGTCGCGTCCCGGCCCTCGAGTTCGTCCGCGACAGGACCTTCGACGACGGGGGCGTACTCCGCGGGCTGGAAGAGCGGATCCCGGCCGCCGGCACCGGAGTACTGGACCGCCGCGCAGTCGCCGCGGACGACGCGGCCGTCCGCGAGTTCGACGTCGACGACGAGGCTCTCGCCGGCCTGTCGGATCTCCTCGAAGCCGTCCGTGACGGGCGCTCCCTCGTAGGTGAACCCATCCTGGCGGGCCCCCTGCTTGATCGCGCGCTGGTCGTCGAAGAAGAATCCTGCGTAGCCGGGCGTCGCGTGGACCCCGGTGATCTCCGTCCCCGTCATCAGGCTCCCTCCTGGGACTGGGTGGACCGCGGTCGGCCGATGAGCTTCCCGTCGCTGATCGCGTCGACGTCGTCGGCGACCATCCGGAACGACTGGTCGCGCCCCTCGGTGTCGGCGCGCCGCGAGAGCCGGGCCTTGTGGATCTCCTTGATGTCGTCGTCCATCTCGAGGTCGGCCCACTCGAAGATGCGAACCCGGCCGTCGTCGTCCCGGGCGGGGAGGACCGCACCCTTCGCGCTGTCGCTCGGGGCGAAGGGGACGTCGAGCGCCCCGGAGTCGAAGGCGTTGATCGTCCCCTGGACGACGTCGCCGTCGCCGTGCTCGTGGATCGTTTCCATGAGACAGCGGGTCTCGCGTTCGATCAACTCCTGTTCCTCCTGAATGCCGTCGATATCGATGTTCTGCTCGATAGCCATGTCGATGACCTGTCTCGTTGTCCGCAGTCCGGAGGCGTTGGCCTCCTTGGTCGGCACGCCCTGGAACTCCTGGGGAGACTTGGTGATGACCTTGTCCGGCCGGGCGATCGCGGCGGTCATCCCGCCCAGCCCGATCACGCCGTTCGCGCGGGCCTCGTCGGGCGGGAAGCCGCCCATCCACTCGTGGAAGACCGTCGTGACGACGACCTCGTCCGGCAGGTACTCGTCCCCGAGCTTCTGGAGGGCGTTCAGGGCGGCCACGTCCTGCACGACGTTGCCGACCTGGCCGTACCCCAGCGTGATCGAGCGCACGCCCTGGGTAGCCGCGAGCTTGCCCTCGACTAGCATGATCGCGATGGCGATCGAGGGCGGCACCAGCGTCCCAGTGAGCGGGCCGAACGGCTCGCGGTTGATCCGCACGCCCCGCTCGGTGTAGGCCCCGGCCAGCCGATCGACGAACTGCCAGCGCTCGATCGTCTCCTCGAGACCGTGGCGCTTGGTGTAGGGAATGTTGTACGAGATCGGCCCGCCCTCGAAGCTCTGGAAGCCGCCCGCGAAGGTGATCGCCGCGAGCAGGCGGGCGTCGGGCGTGCCGTGACGCACCTCGATCGGGGCGTCGATCGCCTCGATCAACTGCCGGCAGCCGTCGACGCCGTGGTTGACCGCAGGGAAGCCGTTGAGCGTGTCCTCGCCCGTCTCGCGTGCCTTCTCGAGGCCCTCCTGGGCCTTCCCGTACTCGTTGTCGCGCGTGTACGAGTCGATGGTCGTCGGGAGGAGATCGGCCTGCCCCTCCCGGTGGAGGTACTCCAGCAGCTCGATCTGGTCGTCGAGCCTGGGAACGCCGGCCCGCGGCTGCAAGAGCGGTTTGTCGGCCGACTCGAGGACGTCGGCGAACCGCTTGTGATCGGGGAGCGATTCGTGGTAGGAGATCGCTTCCTCGAAGTCGACCTCGCTCCCGGTTTCCCAGTTCGATCGGATTTCGTCGTCGATACGCCGTAGCTCGTCGGAGGGAATGCGTTCGTCACGTATCATTTAGGAACTGATAGAAACACGCTCCGATTCGGTGGGGGTGATCTCGAGATCCTGCCGGAGGGCAGCGATCGCCTCCTCGGGATCGGTCTCCGAGTCGAAGACCCGGTCGAACCCGAGCTCGCGGAATGTGCGTCGGGTCTGCTCGAAGTCGTCCTGCCCGACCGCGAGGTTGCCGCCGATGTAGGTGACGGCGTCGACGCCCGCTTCCTCGAGCACCTGGTGGAAGCCCTGGCAGTCTTGCTCGGCGTGTCCGTAGAGCGAAGAGACCAGTACGGCCCCGGCGTCGTGATCTGCCGCTGCCTCCGCGAACTGCTCCTGGGAGGTCTGGACGCCGAGGTTGACGACGTCGAAGCCGGCCGCACTGAACGCCTGCTCTAGGATCGTGATG of the Halobiforma lacisalsi AJ5 genome contains:
- a CDS encoding methylaspartate ammonia-lyase gives rise to the protein MTGTEITGVHATPGYAGFFFDDQRAIKQGARQDGFTYEGAPVTDGFEEIRQAGESLVVDVELADGRVVRGDCAAVQYSGAGGRDPLFQPAEYAPVVEGPVADELEGRDATEFLANADALEEMTVEGDRLHTAIRYGVSQALLGAAAEAAGTTKTDVLANALGTEPATEPVPVFGQSGDDRYANAEKMFVKGVPVLPHGLINSVEKIGENGGTLLEYVEWLVERSEELGPEGYEPRFHIDVYGMIGEIFGAPYDREEVIDYFRALEEAAAPYPLQIEGPMDVGDRADQIAAMVELREGLADAGVDVDLVADEWCNTFDDVCAFVDAGAADVVQVKTPDLGGIHRSGQAVRYCEGTDTRAYLGGTCNETATSARACAHVALATDAAQVLAKPGMGFDEGFMIVENEMRRTLARRARAGRTDTTTDELTADD
- the glmS gene encoding methylaspartate mutase subunit S, producing the protein MIGNTMSQTVVLGVIGSDAHVVGITILEQAFSAAGFDVVNLGVQTSQEQFAEAAADHDAGAVLVSSLYGHAEQDCQGFHQVLEEAGVDAVTYIGGNLAVGQDDFEQTRRTFRELGFDRVFDSETDPEEAIAALRQDLEITPTESERVSISS
- a CDS encoding methylaspartate mutase subunit E; this translates as MIRDERIPSDELRRIDDEIRSNWETGSEVDFEEAISYHESLPDHKRFADVLESADKPLLQPRAGVPRLDDQIELLEYLHREGQADLLPTTIDSYTRDNEYGKAQEGLEKARETGEDTLNGFPAVNHGVDGCRQLIEAIDAPIEVRHGTPDARLLAAITFAGGFQSFEGGPISYNIPYTKRHGLEETIERWQFVDRLAGAYTERGVRINREPFGPLTGTLVPPSIAIAIMLVEGKLAATQGVRSITLGYGQVGNVVQDVAALNALQKLGDEYLPDEVVVTTVFHEWMGGFPPDEARANGVIGLGGMTAAIARPDKVITKSPQEFQGVPTKEANASGLRTTRQVIDMAIEQNIDIDGIQEEQELIERETRCLMETIHEHGDGDVVQGTINAFDSGALDVPFAPSDSAKGAVLPARDDDGRVRIFEWADLEMDDDIKEIHKARLSRRADTEGRDQSFRMVADDVDAISDGKLIGRPRSTQSQEGA